A stretch of Plesiomonas shigelloides DNA encodes these proteins:
- the nagC gene encoding DNA-binding transcriptional regulator NagC — MSTGGQIGNVDLVKQLNSAAVYRLIDQQGPISRIQVADHSQLAPASVTKITRQLLERGLIKEVEQQASTGGRRAISIVTETRPFHSIAVRLGRRDATISLYDLSSKSLAEEHFILLQHDQAQLEKELIELIEQFIATHQRKIRQLIAMSITLPGLVDPDTGVVEYMPHVSVQHWPLADILSRHFDVSCFVGNDVRSLALAEHYFGASRDCEDSILIRLHRGTGAGIIVHGQIFLGYNRNVGEIGHIQIDPLGPRCHCGNFGCLETIAANSAIEQRARELLQAGYPSKLLNADDLNIYSICHAANKGDLLAVELIEQVGRKLGQAIAITVNLFNPQKVIIAGEITEAQKVLFPAIEACIQTQSLKEFRQKLSVVASELYDKPTIGAFALIKRSMLNGILLQRLLEQ; from the coding sequence ATGAGCACTGGCGGACAAATTGGTAACGTAGATCTGGTTAAACAACTCAATAGCGCAGCGGTATACCGCCTGATAGACCAGCAAGGGCCTATTTCGCGGATCCAAGTCGCTGATCACAGCCAACTTGCTCCGGCCAGTGTCACCAAGATTACCCGCCAGCTGCTTGAGCGCGGACTGATCAAAGAGGTTGAGCAACAAGCGTCAACCGGCGGTCGCCGCGCTATTTCCATCGTCACCGAAACCCGGCCATTCCACTCTATTGCCGTGCGTTTGGGTCGCCGCGATGCCACGATTTCACTCTACGACCTCAGCAGTAAATCGCTGGCCGAAGAGCACTTTATCTTGCTCCAACACGATCAGGCGCAGCTGGAAAAAGAGCTGATTGAACTGATTGAACAGTTTATCGCCACCCACCAGCGTAAAATTCGCCAACTGATTGCCATGTCCATCACCCTGCCCGGCTTAGTCGACCCCGACACCGGTGTAGTGGAATACATGCCGCATGTTAGCGTGCAACACTGGCCGCTGGCCGATATCTTAAGTCGCCACTTTGACGTCAGCTGTTTTGTCGGTAACGATGTGCGCAGTTTGGCTCTAGCTGAGCACTACTTTGGCGCCAGTCGCGATTGCGAAGATTCCATTTTGATTCGTCTGCATCGGGGTACCGGTGCCGGTATTATTGTGCATGGACAGATTTTCCTCGGCTATAACCGTAACGTTGGCGAAATTGGCCACATCCAAATTGATCCGCTCGGCCCTCGCTGTCACTGCGGTAACTTTGGTTGCTTAGAAACCATCGCTGCCAACAGCGCCATCGAACAGCGCGCGCGTGAATTGCTGCAAGCCGGTTACCCAAGTAAATTGCTCAATGCTGACGATCTGAATATCTACAGCATTTGTCACGCGGCCAATAAGGGCGATTTGCTGGCGGTGGAGCTGATTGAACAAGTGGGCCGTAAACTGGGTCAGGCGATTGCCATTACAGTGAACCTGTTCAACCCGCAAAAAGTGATCATCGCTGGGGAAATTACCGAAGCGCAAAAAGTGCTGTTCCCCGCCATTGAAGCCTGTATTCAGACTCAATCACTCAAAGAATTCCGGCAAAAACTGTCGGTGGTCGCCTCCGAGCTGTATGACAAGCCGACCATCGGTGCGTTTGCCCTTATCAAGCGCTCAATGCTTAATGGTATTTTGCTACAACGTTTGCTGGAACAATAA
- the asnB gene encoding asparagine synthase B, protein MCSIFGILELKSDPSELRKKALEMSKLLRHRGPDWSGIYATDKAILAHERLAIVDVNNGAQPLFNAEKTHILAVNGEIYNHKALRAAQPDYAFQTDSDCEVILSLYQQNGPDFLDQLYGMFAFVLYDAEQDAYLIGRDHIGIIPLYMGYDEHGNLYVASEMKALVPVCRTIKEFPAGSYLWSKDGEIRRYYQRDWMEYDAVKDAVTDPNQLREAFEDAVKSHLMSDVPYGVLLSGGLDSSVVSAITKKFAARRIEDNEQSEAWWPQLHSFAVGLKGSPDLAAAQEVANHLGTVHHEIHFTVQEGLDAIRDVIYHIETYDVTTIRASTPMYLMARKIKAMGIKMVLSGEGSDEVFGGYLYFHKAPNAKELHEETVRKLLALHMYDCARANKAMAAWGVEARVPFLDKRFLDVAMRINPQDKMCGNGKIEKHILRECFAHYLPASIAWRQKEQFSDGVGYSWIDSLKAQAEQQVTEQQMATARFRFPYNTPTTKEAYVYREIFEELFPQPSAAECVPGGPSVACSSAKAIEWDEAFKNMADPSGRAVAGVHVDAYKGA, encoded by the coding sequence ATGTGTTCGATTTTTGGTATTTTAGAGCTGAAGTCTGATCCCAGTGAGCTGCGCAAAAAAGCCCTGGAGATGTCCAAATTACTGCGTCACCGTGGGCCAGACTGGTCCGGGATCTATGCCACAGACAAAGCCATCTTAGCGCACGAGCGCTTGGCGATTGTCGATGTGAATAACGGAGCTCAGCCACTGTTTAATGCCGAAAAGACCCACATCCTTGCGGTAAACGGTGAGATCTACAACCACAAAGCGCTGCGTGCCGCGCAGCCAGACTACGCGTTCCAAACTGATTCGGATTGCGAAGTGATTTTGTCACTGTATCAGCAGAATGGTCCTGACTTCCTTGACCAGCTGTACGGCATGTTTGCGTTTGTACTGTATGACGCCGAGCAAGATGCCTACCTGATTGGGCGCGATCATATCGGTATCATCCCGCTGTACATGGGGTATGACGAGCACGGTAACCTGTATGTGGCCTCTGAGATGAAAGCGCTGGTGCCGGTGTGCCGCACCATCAAAGAATTCCCAGCAGGCTCATATCTGTGGAGCAAAGACGGTGAGATCCGCCGTTACTATCAACGTGACTGGATGGAGTACGATGCGGTTAAAGATGCCGTCACCGATCCTAACCAGCTGCGTGAAGCCTTCGAAGATGCGGTGAAAAGCCATTTGATGTCTGATGTGCCGTATGGCGTATTGCTCTCTGGGGGGCTGGACTCGTCGGTGGTCTCCGCCATCACCAAAAAGTTTGCCGCCCGCCGTATTGAAGATAATGAGCAAAGCGAAGCTTGGTGGCCACAGCTGCACTCATTCGCGGTCGGACTCAAAGGCTCACCAGATCTGGCCGCCGCCCAAGAGGTCGCGAACCACCTTGGTACCGTACACCATGAGATCCATTTTACGGTGCAAGAAGGGCTGGATGCGATCCGCGATGTGATTTATCACATTGAGACCTATGATGTGACCACCATCCGCGCTTCAACTCCGATGTACCTGATGGCGCGTAAAATCAAAGCCATGGGCATTAAGATGGTGCTCTCCGGTGAAGGCTCCGATGAAGTGTTTGGTGGCTATCTCTACTTCCACAAAGCGCCTAACGCCAAAGAGCTGCACGAAGAGACCGTACGCAAATTGCTGGCCCTGCACATGTATGACTGCGCCCGCGCCAACAAAGCGATGGCCGCATGGGGTGTGGAAGCGCGCGTGCCATTCTTGGATAAACGCTTCTTAGATGTGGCCATGCGCATTAATCCGCAGGACAAAATGTGCGGCAATGGTAAAATCGAAAAGCATATCCTGCGTGAATGTTTTGCCCACTATCTGCCCGCCAGTATTGCATGGCGTCAGAAAGAGCAGTTTTCTGATGGCGTCGGTTACAGCTGGATTGACTCGCTAAAAGCGCAAGCCGAGCAGCAAGTGACCGAGCAACAGATGGCGACGGCACGTTTTCGTTTCCCTTACAACACGCCAACCACCAAGGAAGCCTACGTATACCGGGAAATCTTTGAAGAGCTGTTCCCACAACCTAGCGCAGCGGAGTGCGTGCCAGGCGGTCCATCGGTGGCCTGCTCGTCGGCTAAAGCCATTGAGTGGGATGAAGCTTTCAAAAATATGGCTGACCCATCCGGTCGCGCCGTCGCCGGTGTACACGTGGATGCCTACAAAGGCGCATAA
- the miaB gene encoding tRNA (N6-isopentenyl adenosine(37)-C2)-methylthiotransferase MiaB, whose product MTKKLHIKTWGCQMNEYDSSKMADLLDSTHGYQLTEEAEEADVLLLNTCSIREKAQEKVFHQLGRWKNLKEKNPDLIIGVGGCVASQEGDHIRQRAPYVDIVFGPQTLHRLPEMINRLRGNRSPIVDVSFPEIEKFDRLPEPRAEGPTAFVSIMEGCNKYCTYCVVPYTRGEEVSRPADDILLEIAQLAAQGVREINLLGQNVNAYRATNHDGSECTFAELLRLVASIDGIDRLRFTTSHPIEFTDDIIAVYEDTPELVSFLHLPVQSGSDRILTMMKRAHTALEYKSLIRKIRKARPGIQISSDFIVGFPGETQEDFEQTMKLIADVEFDMSYSFVFSARPGTPAADMPDDVPEEEKKQRLYILQERINQQAMQFSRRMLGTTQRILVEGLSRKSVMELSGRTENNRVVNFEGTPDLIGKFVDVEITDVNPNSLRGKLLRTEDEMNLRVVESPESVIARTRKEDDLGVGTYAP is encoded by the coding sequence ATGACGAAGAAACTTCACATCAAAACCTGGGGCTGCCAGATGAATGAATACGATTCATCTAAAATGGCCGATCTGCTGGACTCCACTCACGGTTACCAGCTCACTGAAGAAGCAGAAGAGGCAGACGTTCTGCTGCTGAATACCTGCTCCATTCGGGAAAAAGCGCAGGAAAAAGTGTTCCATCAACTGGGACGCTGGAAAAACCTGAAAGAGAAAAACCCAGATCTGATCATCGGGGTGGGTGGCTGTGTGGCGTCACAAGAAGGCGACCATATCCGTCAGCGCGCACCGTATGTGGATATCGTATTCGGCCCACAAACCCTGCACCGTTTGCCTGAGATGATCAATCGTCTGCGCGGCAATCGCAGCCCGATTGTGGATGTCAGCTTCCCTGAAATCGAGAAGTTTGACCGCCTGCCTGAGCCACGAGCAGAAGGCCCGACGGCTTTCGTTTCTATCATGGAAGGCTGCAACAAATATTGTACTTACTGCGTGGTACCGTATACCCGTGGTGAGGAAGTAAGCCGTCCGGCAGATGATATCCTGCTGGAAATCGCGCAATTGGCCGCACAAGGCGTGCGTGAGATTAACCTGCTGGGTCAAAACGTGAACGCGTATCGCGCCACTAACCATGATGGCAGCGAGTGCACCTTCGCCGAACTGCTGCGTTTGGTTGCCTCTATCGATGGTATCGACCGTTTGCGCTTTACCACCAGCCACCCGATCGAGTTTACTGACGACATCATCGCGGTGTACGAAGACACCCCTGAGCTTGTGAGCTTCCTGCACCTGCCGGTACAAAGCGGCTCCGATCGCATTTTGACCATGATGAAGCGTGCGCACACGGCGCTGGAATACAAATCGCTGATCCGCAAGATCCGCAAAGCGCGCCCAGGCATTCAGATCAGCTCTGACTTTATCGTCGGCTTCCCAGGTGAAACCCAAGAAGACTTCGAGCAGACCATGAAACTGATTGCCGATGTAGAATTCGACATGAGCTACAGCTTTGTCTTCTCTGCACGCCCAGGTACACCGGCAGCCGATATGCCGGATGATGTGCCGGAAGAAGAGAAAAAGCAGCGTCTGTACATTCTGCAAGAGCGCATTAACCAGCAAGCGATGCAGTTTAGCCGCCGTATGCTCGGCACCACACAGCGTATTTTGGTGGAAGGCTTGTCACGTAAGAGCGTGATGGAGCTGTCTGGCCGTACCGAGAACAACCGCGTGGTGAACTTCGAAGGTACACCGGATCTGATTGGTAAATTTGTTGATGTCGAAATCACCGATGTCAATCCGAACTCCCTGCGCGGTAAACTGCTGCGCACCGAAGATGAAATGAATCTGCGGGTCGTCGAGTCACCAGAGAGCGTGATCGCCCGTACCCGTAAGGAAGATGATTTAGGGGTTGGTACTTACGCACCTTAA
- the corC gene encoding CNNM family magnesium/cobalt transport protein CorC (CorC(YbeX) belongs to the Cyclin M Mg2+ Exporter (CNNM) family, and was characterized as belonging to a set of three proteins, at least one of which must be present for CorA to function.): MSDDHSQNTDGPSQKKGFFSQLLTQLFHGEPKNRDELFEVLRDSEQNELIDQETREMIEGVMEISELRVRDIMIPRSQIVTLKVNQSLDECIDVIIQSAHSRFPVISEDKDHIEGLLMAKDLLPFMRSDAEPFAISKVLRPAVVVPESKRVDRMLKDFRSQRYHMAIVIDEFGGVSGLVTIEDILEEIVGEIEDEYDEEDDRDIRQLSRHTFAVNALAPIDEFNDAFGTHFSDEEVDTIGGLIMQSFGHLPARGEQVTIDGYQFKVTMADSRRIIQVRVTIPDDAPQPDLAD; encoded by the coding sequence ATGAGCGACGACCATTCGCAAAACACTGATGGCCCCAGTCAGAAAAAGGGATTCTTCAGTCAGCTGTTAACCCAGCTTTTTCACGGTGAACCGAAAAACCGTGATGAACTGTTTGAGGTCCTGCGGGACTCCGAGCAGAACGAGCTGATCGATCAGGAAACCCGCGAGATGATCGAGGGTGTCATGGAAATCTCCGAACTGCGTGTTCGCGATATCATGATCCCCCGTTCTCAGATCGTTACCCTGAAGGTCAACCAGTCACTGGATGAGTGTATTGACGTGATTATTCAATCCGCCCATTCACGTTTTCCGGTGATCAGCGAAGACAAAGATCACATCGAAGGCCTGCTGATGGCCAAGGATCTGCTGCCGTTTATGCGTAGCGATGCCGAGCCGTTTGCCATCAGCAAAGTGCTGCGCCCTGCCGTGGTAGTGCCAGAAAGTAAGCGGGTTGACCGCATGCTGAAGGACTTCCGCTCACAGCGCTACCACATGGCTATCGTGATCGATGAATTCGGTGGGGTGTCCGGTCTAGTAACCATCGAAGATATTCTCGAGGAGATCGTCGGCGAGATTGAAGATGAGTACGACGAAGAGGACGATCGTGATATTCGTCAGCTGAGCCGGCATACCTTTGCGGTCAATGCCCTCGCCCCGATTGACGAATTTAATGACGCCTTTGGCACCCACTTCAGTGATGAAGAGGTCGACACTATCGGTGGTCTGATCATGCAAAGCTTCGGCCATCTTCCCGCGCGGGGAGAGCAGGTCACCATCGATGGCTATCAGTTTAAGGTCACCATGGCGGACAGCCGCCGGATAATTCAAGTGCGGGTAACCATTCCCGACGATGCCCCTCAACCTGATTTGGCTGACTGA
- the ubiF gene encoding 3-demethoxyubiquinol 3-hydroxylase, whose translation MDRQQHTLTPDLLVVGGGMVGAALALGAAQQGLSVTVLEQHEPEPWSAELPPQVRVSAISVASVALLQRLGVWPQIQAMRTCPYRHLETWEWEGAQTRFSAQELNLPELGHIVENCVVQLALWQALQAHPKVTLLCESEGFTLTREDNRWRLTLADGRQWLPRLLAGADGAQSRVRVQAGIGLSGWQYRQSCLLVTVKTAASQQDTTWQRFYPSGPRAFLPLYGQHGSLVWYDKPARIKQLSALPNAQLHKAISQAFPARLGEFEVLDKGAFALVRRHAQQYVLPGLALLGDAAHTINPLAGQGVNLGFKDVQALLEVLDSAVSHQEEIGSLAVLRRYECRRRPDNLLMQSGMDLFYGLFSNDLPPLRMLRNVGLMVADKSGVLKRQALRYALGL comes from the coding sequence ATGGACAGGCAACAACATACGCTTACGCCGGATCTGCTGGTGGTCGGTGGTGGCATGGTCGGCGCGGCTTTGGCGCTTGGCGCAGCGCAGCAGGGGCTCAGCGTCACCGTGCTCGAACAACACGAGCCCGAACCTTGGTCAGCTGAGCTGCCACCGCAAGTGCGCGTTTCAGCCATCAGTGTGGCGTCGGTCGCTCTGTTGCAGCGCTTAGGCGTCTGGCCACAGATTCAGGCTATGCGCACCTGTCCGTACCGCCACTTAGAAACCTGGGAGTGGGAAGGGGCGCAGACCCGCTTTTCAGCGCAAGAGCTCAATTTGCCCGAGCTCGGTCATATCGTGGAAAACTGCGTGGTACAGCTGGCGTTGTGGCAAGCGTTGCAGGCGCATCCAAAGGTGACGCTGCTGTGTGAGTCCGAAGGCTTTACCCTTACGCGCGAGGATAACCGTTGGCGACTGACCTTGGCCGATGGTCGTCAATGGCTACCGCGCTTGCTCGCGGGCGCAGATGGCGCGCAATCACGCGTGCGTGTCCAAGCCGGTATTGGCTTAAGTGGCTGGCAGTATCGTCAGTCTTGCTTATTAGTCACGGTGAAAACCGCCGCTTCGCAGCAAGACACTACGTGGCAGCGTTTTTATCCGTCTGGCCCGCGGGCATTTTTGCCGCTGTATGGTCAGCATGGGTCGCTGGTGTGGTATGACAAACCGGCGCGCATCAAACAGCTGTCGGCATTGCCGAATGCGCAGTTACACAAAGCTATCAGCCAAGCCTTTCCGGCGCGTTTGGGCGAGTTTGAGGTGCTAGATAAAGGCGCGTTCGCGCTGGTGCGTCGTCATGCGCAGCAGTATGTGTTACCGGGACTAGCATTGCTGGGGGATGCGGCGCACACCATTAATCCGCTGGCAGGGCAGGGCGTCAATCTGGGCTTTAAAGATGTGCAAGCCTTGCTGGAGGTATTGGACAGTGCGGTCAGCCATCAAGAAGAGATTGGCTCTCTGGCGGTGCTGCGCCGTTATGAGTGTCGCCGTCGACCGGATAACTTACTGATGCAATCGGGTATGGATCTGTTCTATGGCCTGTTCAGTAACGATTTACCGCCGCTGCGTATGCTGCGCAATGTCGGGCTGATGGTTGCGGATAAGTCTGGCGTGCTCAAACGTCAGGCACTGCGTTACGCGCTTGGCCTGTAG
- a CDS encoding PhoH family protein codes for MNKVYTHEISLTPADNKRLLSLCGPFDDNLKQLERRLGVEIIRRDNFFQISGKQLCVEAVSQILTRLYVDTAPVRGVIPDLEPDQIHLAITESRVLEQVNAELPQYGKEVVIKTKRGLIKPRTPNQAHYIANILGHDITFGVGPAGTGKTYLAVAAAVDALERQEIRRILLTRPAVEAGEKLGFLPGDLSQKVDPYLRPLYDALFEMLGFERVEKLIERNVIEIAPLAYMRGRTLNDAFIILDESQNTTSEQMKMFLTRIGFNSKAVITGDVTQVDLPRGQRSGLRHAIEVLKDVEDISFNFLMTEDIVRHPVVARVVQAYEAWDAQDQRHREEKAEQRRLEALALSAPAATSEVTEITALAPTSENE; via the coding sequence TTGAACAAGGTCTATACCCACGAAATTTCCCTGACCCCCGCGGATAACAAGCGTCTGCTGAGTCTGTGCGGCCCGTTTGACGACAACTTAAAACAGCTGGAGCGCCGTCTGGGCGTGGAAATTATCCGTCGTGATAACTTTTTCCAGATCTCTGGCAAACAACTGTGTGTAGAGGCGGTCAGCCAAATTCTCACGCGTTTGTATGTGGATACCGCGCCGGTGCGTGGCGTGATCCCTGATTTGGAGCCGGACCAAATCCATCTGGCTATCACCGAAAGTCGTGTGCTGGAGCAGGTCAATGCTGAGTTGCCGCAATACGGCAAAGAAGTGGTGATCAAAACCAAACGCGGTCTGATTAAGCCACGTACGCCAAATCAAGCCCATTACATTGCCAATATCCTTGGCCATGACATCACCTTTGGCGTCGGCCCAGCCGGTACCGGTAAAACCTATCTGGCGGTTGCGGCCGCAGTCGATGCACTGGAGCGTCAAGAGATCCGTCGTATCCTGTTGACGCGTCCTGCGGTAGAGGCCGGTGAAAAGCTAGGCTTTTTGCCGGGCGATCTGAGCCAGAAAGTCGACCCGTATCTGCGTCCGCTGTACGATGCGTTGTTCGAGATGCTGGGTTTTGAGCGCGTAGAAAAGCTGATTGAGCGCAACGTGATTGAAATCGCCCCGCTGGCTTACATGCGTGGCCGAACCTTGAACGATGCCTTCATCATTTTGGATGAAAGCCAGAACACCACCAGCGAACAGATGAAAATGTTCCTGACGCGAATTGGCTTTAATTCCAAAGCGGTGATCACCGGTGACGTCACGCAGGTTGACTTACCACGTGGCCAGCGCTCTGGCTTGCGTCACGCCATTGAAGTGCTGAAGGATGTGGAAGACATCAGCTTCAACTTCCTAATGACCGAAGATATCGTGCGTCATCCGGTTGTCGCCCGTGTAGTGCAGGCCTATGAAGCGTGGGATGCACAGGACCAGCGTCACCGAGAAGAAAAGGCTGAACAGCGTCGCCTAGAAGCTTTAGCGCTGTCAGCGCCAGCAGCGACTTCGGAAGTGACTGAAATTACAGCACTTGCTCCTACCAGTGAGAACGAATAA
- the ybeY gene encoding rRNA maturation RNase YbeY yields the protein MMSVELDLQIACQNDTGLPAAADFQRWLDGAVLGFQPEAEVTIRIVDEEESHHLNLTYRGKDKPTNVLSFPFEAPPGIELPLLGDLIICRQVVEAEAVEQQKELSAHWAHMVVHGSLHLLGYDHIEDEEAEEMESLETEIMQEMGYPDPYAAEKDLD from the coding sequence ATAATGAGCGTGGAACTCGATCTGCAGATTGCCTGTCAGAATGATACCGGTTTACCGGCCGCCGCTGACTTTCAGCGTTGGCTCGATGGCGCAGTGCTCGGCTTTCAACCGGAAGCCGAAGTCACCATCCGCATTGTGGATGAAGAAGAAAGCCATCATCTAAATTTAACCTATCGCGGCAAAGATAAGCCTACCAATGTGTTATCTTTCCCGTTTGAAGCCCCGCCAGGCATTGAACTGCCGTTGCTGGGCGATCTGATTATCTGCCGTCAGGTTGTTGAAGCCGAAGCGGTAGAGCAACAAAAGGAGCTTTCGGCCCACTGGGCTCATATGGTGGTACACGGCAGTTTGCATCTGCTGGGCTATGATCATATTGAGGACGAAGAAGCCGAAGAAATGGAGTCTTTGGAAACAGAAATCATGCAGGAGATGGGTTATCCCGATCCGTATGCTGCCGAAAAAGACCTGGATTAA
- a CDS encoding HAD-IIA family hydrolase, producing the protein MKKSVICDIDGVLLHDNTAVPGAKEFLHRLLEQETPLVILTNYPVQTAQDLANRFHSAGLDVPESVFYTAGMATADFLRRQEGKKAFVIGEGALIHELYKAGFTITDINPDFVIVGETRSYNWDMIHKAARFVANGARFIATNPDTHGPSYAPACGALCAPIEKITGRKPFFVGKPSPWIIRAALNKMQAHSENTLIIGDNLRTDILAGFQAGLETVLVLSGVSKHADIETMPFRPNHVFDSVADIDIL; encoded by the coding sequence ATGAAAAAAAGCGTGATCTGTGATATTGACGGTGTGTTACTGCACGACAATACCGCCGTACCCGGAGCAAAAGAATTCCTACATCGCCTGCTCGAGCAAGAAACCCCGCTGGTGATCCTAACCAACTATCCCGTACAGACCGCGCAGGATCTGGCTAACCGCTTTCATTCCGCAGGCCTTGATGTCCCAGAAAGTGTGTTCTATACCGCCGGTATGGCGACCGCTGATTTTCTGCGCCGTCAGGAAGGGAAAAAAGCGTTTGTCATCGGTGAAGGCGCCTTAATTCACGAACTGTATAAGGCCGGTTTTACCATCACCGATATCAACCCCGATTTCGTGATTGTGGGCGAAACCCGCTCCTACAACTGGGATATGATCCATAAAGCCGCGCGCTTTGTGGCTAATGGTGCGCGTTTTATTGCCACCAACCCCGATACCCACGGCCCAAGTTATGCCCCTGCCTGCGGTGCACTGTGCGCCCCAATTGAAAAAATTACCGGCCGTAAGCCGTTTTTCGTCGGCAAACCAAGCCCGTGGATTATCCGTGCCGCGCTGAACAAGATGCAGGCGCACTCCGAAAACACCCTGATCATCGGCGATAACTTGCGTACCGATATTCTGGCAGGCTTTCAGGCCGGTCTGGAGACCGTTTTGGTGCTCTCTGGGGTATCTAAGCATGCCGATATCGAGACCATGCCGTTTAGGCCGAATCATGTTTTTGATTCAGTGGCTGACATCGATATTTTATAA
- a CDS encoding cation:proton antiporter family protein, with the protein MIDSQLLLLISIAFFAGFAVQRVGLPPLIGFLVAGFGLNVAGFSAGSPLSALADLGVTLLLFTIGLKLDIRLLMRREVLVGASGYTLLSSLSVALVLTLLKVTTLLLVMQLDFSNALLLGFALSFSSTVLAVKAMQERGELLSTYGRLALGILVIQDLFAVIFLSASTGKLPHPWAALLLLLPLCRPVLYRLLDKLGHDEILVLGGIFLALIPGAALFSWCGLKPDLGALIIGMLFAGHSRASELSKSLFNLRELFLICFFLQIGLEEIPSWQGLGMAVLLLFLLPVKAALYYLAARLFRFRIRTSLQLAMTLCNYSEFGLIVGGIAVRQGLLSSSWLVVLALTTALSFLISVPLNKMTDRLYAILRKQAKPDENRNLHPDDRLIDPGDAQILVLGMGRIGSGAYDELRERYGDILLGIESNPESVLAHRQSGRNVIQGDATDPDFWERVRPRGNVKLILLAMPHWQVNHFALDHLHHRQFTGRIAAIAEYQDEVEKLTGDGVHAAFNIYNEAGSGFARHVISHLSTDQLFGRFDEDTIKTPAVRITNI; encoded by the coding sequence ATGATAGATTCTCAACTCCTGCTACTCATCAGTATTGCTTTTTTTGCCGGCTTTGCAGTGCAACGTGTCGGCTTACCTCCGCTCATCGGTTTTTTAGTGGCCGGTTTTGGCCTGAATGTCGCGGGTTTCAGTGCCGGTAGCCCTCTGAGCGCTCTGGCTGATCTCGGGGTAACGTTGCTGCTGTTTACCATCGGCCTCAAGCTGGATATCCGGCTGTTGATGCGCCGCGAAGTGCTGGTCGGCGCCAGTGGCTACACCCTGCTGTCATCCTTAAGTGTGGCGTTGGTTTTGACCTTGTTGAAGGTCACCACCTTGCTGCTGGTAATGCAGTTGGATTTTTCTAACGCTCTGCTGCTCGGCTTTGCGTTAAGTTTTTCCTCTACGGTACTGGCCGTCAAAGCCATGCAAGAGCGTGGAGAGCTGCTCAGTACCTATGGCCGATTAGCCCTTGGGATCTTAGTTATTCAAGATCTGTTCGCCGTCATCTTCTTAAGTGCCTCTACCGGTAAATTACCGCATCCGTGGGCGGCGTTACTGCTGCTGTTGCCACTGTGTCGTCCTGTGCTATATCGGCTGCTGGATAAACTCGGCCACGATGAGATTTTGGTGCTGGGTGGCATTTTCCTTGCTCTGATCCCAGGGGCGGCTCTGTTTAGCTGGTGTGGCTTGAAACCGGATCTGGGCGCGCTGATTATCGGGATGCTGTTTGCCGGTCATTCTCGCGCATCGGAACTGTCTAAATCGCTGTTCAATCTGCGCGAACTGTTCTTAATCTGCTTTTTCCTGCAAATCGGTCTTGAGGAGATCCCAAGCTGGCAAGGCTTAGGTATGGCGGTGTTACTGCTGTTTTTATTGCCAGTCAAAGCGGCGCTCTACTATCTGGCCGCACGTCTGTTTCGGTTTCGGATCCGTACCAGCTTACAGCTGGCGATGACCTTGTGTAACTACAGTGAATTTGGCCTGATTGTCGGCGGTATTGCCGTACGCCAAGGGTTACTCAGCAGCAGCTGGTTGGTGGTGCTGGCACTGACGACCGCGCTGTCATTCCTGATTTCTGTACCACTGAACAAGATGACCGATCGCTTGTATGCCATTTTACGCAAGCAGGCGAAACCAGATGAAAACCGCAATCTGCACCCTGATGACCGCCTGATTGACCCCGGCGATGCGCAAATCCTGGTTCTCGGCATGGGGCGCATTGGCTCTGGGGCTTATGATGAGCTGCGCGAGCGTTATGGCGATATTTTGCTCGGTATCGAGTCCAACCCCGAAAGCGTGCTCGCACATCGGCAAAGCGGACGTAACGTAATTCAAGGCGATGCCACTGACCCTGATTTTTGGGAGCGCGTACGACCGCGCGGCAATGTGAAGTTAATCTTGCTGGCGATGCCACACTGGCAAGTGAACCATTTTGCGCTGGATCACCTGCACCATCGTCAATTTACCGGCCGTATTGCCGCCATTGCCGAATACCAAGATGAAGTGGAAAAGCTAACCGGTGACGGTGTCCACGCCGCATTCAATATCTATAACGAAGCCGGTAGTGGTTTTGCTCGCCACGTGATCAGCCATTTATCCACCGATCAACTTTTTGGCCGTTTTGATGAGGATACGATAAAAACGCCAGCGGTAAGGATAACCAATATCTAA